Proteins from a single region of Chryseobacterium sp. T16E-39:
- a CDS encoding aldo/keto reductase, whose translation MKTTNNKIGMPTLGFGTLIPDKALTISATIDALEAGFRHFDSAERYQNENEVGIALREGLAATGIKREEIFVTGKLWNTNHRPDRVKAAFEASLGRLGLDYMDAYLIHTPFAFQPGEDHDPRDENGHTIYDQEVTLANTWKAMENLVDEGKVKNIGLSDVNVEQLSSIYKSARIKPSIIQVEAHPYLPETELLNFCKENDIVFLAFAPLGHGIRPGVLEDPVILRIAEKIGKTPAQVLLGWAAQRETTILTTPKTKARAKENFDVDFLPQDAFDEINGIETRQRYNQVVKTGVPGFIARVD comes from the coding sequence ATGAAAACAACAAATAATAAAATTGGAATGCCAACGCTTGGATTTGGAACGTTGATCCCAGATAAAGCTTTAACAATAAGTGCAACGATTGATGCTCTGGAAGCAGGGTTCAGACATTTCGACTCTGCAGAACGGTATCAAAATGAAAATGAAGTAGGTATTGCATTACGGGAAGGACTTGCAGCAACGGGCATAAAACGTGAAGAGATTTTTGTCACCGGAAAATTGTGGAATACCAATCACCGTCCGGATCGTGTAAAAGCAGCATTTGAAGCCAGTCTTGGGAGATTAGGCCTTGATTATATGGATGCCTATCTTATCCATACTCCATTTGCATTTCAGCCTGGTGAGGATCATGATCCACGGGATGAAAACGGACATACAATTTATGATCAGGAGGTTACTTTAGCAAACACGTGGAAAGCCATGGAAAATTTGGTGGACGAGGGAAAAGTAAAGAATATCGGATTATCTGATGTGAATGTGGAACAGCTTTCTTCAATTTATAAATCAGCAAGGATCAAACCTTCTATTATTCAGGTCGAAGCGCATCCCTATCTCCCTGAAACAGAACTTCTGAATTTCTGTAAAGAAAATGATATTGTATTTTTAGCTTTTGCTCCACTGGGTCATGGAATAAGACCAGGAGTTCTTGAAGATCCTGTTATCTTAAGAATCGCTGAAAAGATCGGAAAGACACCTGCACAAGTGTTATTAGGCTGGGCAGCGCAACGTGAAACCACTATACTGACAACCCCTAAAACCAAAGCCCGCGCAAAAGAAAATTTTGATGTGGACTTCCTGCCACAAGATGCTTTTGATGAAATTAACGGTATTGAAACCAGACAAAGATATAATCAGGTAGTGAAAACAGG
- a CDS encoding sensor histidine kinase: MKENFNLIFKEKQVKDDFLLRFLVDGKYRIIRHLLSFSCILFFMTAGRRWGEFDGIYDHLDWIFNVSLLSLLFYFNMYVLIPKFLYKRKSINYLIILCFSILIGCSFLLIHRKFLLESHRLLPSINMKNSLLEVLVVSCFLIPIILFSSGLKLFQHWMADIEKFYELKKKSAESELIALRNQIQPHFLFNMLNNINILTRRDPQKASYIILKLSDFLRHLLYENNEKEVNLSSEIKFMDDYLSLEKIRRDNFEYTIKYCENQIKDVKIPPNILLILIENAIKHSMDSSDGSYIDGVLLIENGFLKIHVVNSVPVVNPVRNKESGVGLNNIQRRLELIYKDTYSLKSSRTKDEYITTLKLPL, encoded by the coding sequence ATGAAAGAAAACTTTAATCTTATTTTTAAAGAAAAGCAGGTAAAAGATGATTTTTTGCTAAGGTTTCTTGTTGATGGAAAGTATAGAATTATCCGGCATCTTTTAAGCTTTTCATGTATTTTGTTTTTCATGACGGCAGGAAGAAGATGGGGAGAGTTCGATGGTATTTATGATCATTTGGATTGGATATTTAATGTATCATTATTGTCTCTTCTTTTCTATTTTAATATGTATGTATTGATTCCAAAATTTCTTTATAAAAGAAAATCGATCAACTATCTGATCATTTTATGTTTTTCTATTCTTATTGGATGCAGCTTTTTATTGATTCATAGGAAGTTTTTACTGGAAAGTCATCGTTTGCTCCCTTCCATCAACATGAAAAATTCTTTGTTGGAAGTTTTAGTGGTTTCATGTTTTTTAATTCCCATCATTTTATTTTCGAGTGGATTGAAATTGTTTCAGCATTGGATGGCGGATATTGAAAAATTTTATGAATTAAAAAAGAAATCAGCGGAAAGCGAATTAATAGCTTTAAGAAATCAGATACAACCTCATTTTTTATTCAATATGCTTAATAATATTAATATCCTTACCAGAAGAGATCCACAAAAAGCTTCCTACATTATTTTGAAACTTTCAGATTTTCTAAGACATCTGTTGTATGAAAATAATGAAAAGGAAGTTAATCTTTCTTCGGAAATTAAGTTTATGGACGATTATCTGAGTCTTGAAAAAATCAGGCGGGACAATTTTGAATACACCATAAAATACTGTGAAAATCAGATTAAGGACGTTAAGATTCCACCTAATATTTTACTTATTTTAATTGAAAATGCGATTAAACATAGTATGGATTCATCCGATGGATCCTATATAGATGGAGTATTATTAATCGAAAATGGATTTTTAAAGATTCATGTGGTCAATTCAGTTCCTGTCGTAAACCCTGTTAGGAATAAAGAGAGTGGAGTTGGACTGAATAATATTCAAAGAAGGTTAGAATTAATTTATAAAGATACCTATTCATTGAAGTCAAGCAGAACGAAGGACGAATATATTACCACCTTAAAACTTCCCCTATGA
- a CDS encoding LytR/AlgR family response regulator transcription factor, producing the protein MKCIVIDDEPVARMGMEDLIMDSPNLTFLRAFNSTIGVEEYLKTHEVDIIFLDIEMPVRSGIEFAPLIPPETLLVFTTAYPHYAIESYELDAMDYLLKPISQERFNKTVIKASAYLSLLKNDKYSVENTSEEHIIVRADKRFHKIFYDSITHIEALKDYVIIYTTDERRHITWMNLKNIYLKLPKDQFTRISRSHVVNTKFVTSFDNTSVWIKEMEITLGKSYRDDFFAKHSL; encoded by the coding sequence ATGAAATGTATAGTGATTGATGATGAACCGGTTGCCAGAATGGGAATGGAAGACTTAATAATGGATTCTCCAAACCTCACATTTTTGCGGGCTTTTAATAGCACAATAGGCGTTGAAGAATACCTGAAAACTCATGAAGTAGATATTATTTTTTTAGATATTGAAATGCCTGTTAGAAGTGGGATTGAATTTGCTCCATTGATACCTCCTGAAACATTGCTTGTCTTCACTACAGCTTATCCTCACTATGCAATTGAAAGCTATGAGTTAGATGCTATGGACTATCTGTTAAAACCAATATCACAGGAACGCTTTAACAAAACTGTCATAAAAGCATCTGCTTATCTGTCCCTGTTGAAAAATGATAAGTACAGTGTCGAAAATACCTCAGAGGAACATATTATTGTCCGTGCCGACAAACGTTTCCATAAAATATTCTATGATAGTATCACTCACATAGAGGCTCTGAAAGATTATGTCATTATATATACTACTGACGAAAGACGGCATATTACCTGGATGAACCTTAAAAATATCTATCTAAAATTACCTAAAGATCAATTTACCAGGATTAGCAGAAGCCATGTAGTCAATACAAAGTTTGTGACCTCATTCGATAATACCAGTGTATGGATTAAGGAAATGGAAATCACCCTTGGAAAAAGCTATAGGGACGATTTCTTTGCGAAACATTCTCTATAG
- a CDS encoding porin family protein — MKKVFFAILLCAGLAEGSAQLHLGAKAGANLTKIDGEAFRDKFELGYQLGGFAYYDFSKTLGLQLEVQFNQSNTKIEERYSEVLFNAFDKKKKLNYISVPVLLRVNTQGLITIVGGPQFSFLANSDDTLLQNSGRLFKKTDFGLVAGVEVNFKPFILYGRYTWGFSKISDVGDSPKSRQIQLGLAMKIF, encoded by the coding sequence ATGAAAAAAGTGTTTTTTGCAATTTTATTATGTGCCGGTTTGGCGGAAGGAAGTGCTCAGTTACATTTGGGTGCAAAAGCAGGAGCTAATCTTACAAAAATTGATGGCGAGGCTTTCAGGGATAAATTCGAACTGGGATATCAGTTGGGAGGATTTGCTTACTATGATTTTTCAAAAACTTTAGGATTACAGCTGGAGGTCCAGTTCAACCAATCCAATACGAAGATTGAAGAAAGATATTCGGAAGTTCTCTTTAATGCTTTCGACAAAAAGAAAAAACTAAACTATATTTCTGTTCCGGTGTTGCTTCGTGTCAATACTCAGGGATTGATAACTATTGTAGGAGGACCACAATTTAGTTTTTTGGCGAATAGTGATGATACACTGCTTCAAAACAGTGGGCGGCTTTTTAAGAAAACGGATTTTGGCCTGGTTGCAGGAGTAGAAGTTAATTTTAAACCCTTTATACTTTATGGCAGATATACCTGGGGCTTCAGTAAGATCAGCGATGTTGGTGATTCACCAAAAAGCAGACAAATCCAGTTAGGGCTTGCGATGAAAATTTTCTAA